A DNA window from Anastrepha obliqua isolate idAnaObli1 chromosome 5, idAnaObli1_1.0, whole genome shotgun sequence contains the following coding sequences:
- the LOC129247288 gene encoding uncharacterized protein LOC129247288, with the protein MLSNFHKLMRCSSSVLQSSTPMGGGGGGFAASDGVMKSRSSPFNINDDDPNIATCSGRGDCLNGTCLCEIRYAGDECSGFNLPYYAGISAVFYFVALVSVVQLFICIFAEYQRLKQPSFLRACRLTTQKVLYFMVFVAATLRGAYFTTPLDLQPQWAVTLMSAYYPMLMTCASLIVCMWAEIFHLRDIRWERSQFLSKSFLGFVAFNLFLYSLFGVEVFSSLITADRQNYAHIFNGCYAVLLLIVVIFFLIYGVEVYFKLRGGFVYDQTGKILGPSEAIVNASQLHQSRLGLLSQAIMLIVIVGFLTSETLGDFWKTKVPVYSRNWHDIVFRIVEMGVAFWFPCCLWNSMAPEQLWILNPRKLLSRQIDPSIPTTSAETKSLSPEEGQSFLTKKDCWICYDNDKPEPLIQPCRCTGDVSSVHHECLKRWLVESCSSTEAQLSCKVCGFPYEIEKTKKLDWEKGFNMQHWSKTIILITLMCVAGASAWVVIQLYVDPLIRVLTVGIAVLIGYVCIKCLGENTVVAYQRAKVSSINIVTKSEMDKLHTICEDVGERPTTTTAAAAAAAALAASTSASTSTTVTTSAQ; encoded by the exons ATGCTATCcaattttcacaaattaatgCGGTGCTCTTCGAGCGTATTGCAATCTTCTACACCAATgggtggtggcggtggtggttTTGCCGCCAGTGATGGTGTAATGAAATCACGATCCTCACCCTTTAACATCAACGATGACGATCCCAATATTGCCACTTGTTCGGGGCGTGGAGATTGCCTGAATGGCACTTGTCTCTGTGAGATCCGTTACGCCGGCGATGAGTGCAGCGGTTTCAATCTGCCATACTATGCGGGCATTTCGGCAGTTTTCTACTTTGTCGCACTGGTTTCGGTTGTGCAACTATTCATCTGTATATTTGCCGAGTATCAGCGTTTGAAGCAGCCTTCATTTCTGCGTGCTTGTCGTCTTACAACACAAAAAGTCTTATACTTCATGGTATTCGTGGCGGCAACACTAAGAGGGGCATATTTTACGACACCG TTGGATTTGCAGCCACAATGGGCGGTCACACTTATGTCGGCGTATTATCCGATGTTAATGACCTGCGCATCGCTGATTGTTTGTATGTGGGCTGAG ATTTTCCATTTACGCGATATCCGCTGGGAGAGATCACAATTCCTATCGAAAAGTTTTCTCGGCTTTGTTGCATTTAACTTATTCCTCTACAGCTTGTTCGGTGTCGAGGTATTCTCTTCATTGATCACCGCCGATCGGCAGAATTATGCGCACATTTTCAACGGCTGCTATGCAGTGCTGTTGCTCATCGTAGTCATTTTCTTTTTGATCTATGGCGTCGAAGTGTATTTCAAGTTGCGTGGTGGCTTTGTTTACGATcaaacaggcaaaatacttGGTCCCAGTGAAGCGATCGTAAATGCCTCACAGCTGCATCAGTCGCGCTTGGGTCTCTTATCGCAGGCGATTATGTTAATCGTTATTGTGGGCTTCCTAACATCGGAGACATTGGgtgatttttggaaaacaaa AGTACCGGTGTATTCACGCAATTGGCATGATATTGTCTTCCGCATCGTGGAGATGGGTGTTGCTTTTTGGTTCCCCTGTTGTTTGTGGAATTCAATGGCACCCGAACAGCTGTGGATATTGAATCCACGCAAATTGCTCTCACGTCAAATCGATCCATCCATACCGACCACATCGGCCGAAACCAAGAGCCTGTCGCCGGAGGAAGGTCAATCGTTTTTGACGAAAAAAGACTGCTGGATTTGTTATGATAATGACAAACCAGAGCCGCTCATACAACCGTGTCGCTGCACTGGTGACGTCAGCTCTGTGCATCATGAGTGCCTCAAACGCTGGCTAGTGGAGAGTTGCAGTTCAACAGAAGCGCAATTATCGTGCAAAGTTTGTGGCTTCCCTTACGAAATTGAGAAGACTAAAAA ACTCGACTGGGAGAAGGGTTTCAACATGCAGCACTGGTCCAAGACAATCATACTGATAACGTTGATGTGTGTTGCCGGTGCCAGCGCTTGGGTTGTCATTCAACTATACGTCGATCCGCTGATACGTGTACTCACTGTTGGCATTGCTGTGCTCATCGGCTATGTATGCATTAAATGTCTGGGTGAGAACACCGTAGTGGCATATCAGCGGGCCAAAGTAAGCTCAATTAATATAGTGACGAAATcggaaatggacaaattgcacACCATTTGTGAAGATGTTGGTGAacggccaacaacaacaacagctgcggcagcagcagcagcagcgctgGCTGCTTCAACGTCAGCATCAACATCGACGACGGTCACAACAAGCGCGCAATGA